Proteins found in one Gopherus flavomarginatus isolate rGopFla2 chromosome 18, rGopFla2.mat.asm, whole genome shotgun sequence genomic segment:
- the LOC127036931 gene encoding olfactory receptor 10A7-like, with translation MGKVKILSQVFKFILVGFASIPSSQGLLFALFLAIYVITLAGNGIIITLTSTDPNLDTPMYYFLRNLSVIDICYISSTVPQLLVHFLSHTRTISMLACATQNYAFFAFGVTECFLLAVMSYDRYVAICNPLHYTVVMSRQACAKLAAGSWISGFLHSVVLTVYTFHLPFCGPNCIDHFFCEAPQVLKLACADTYVNELVIFAVAVLVLIIPLSLVFVSYSRILATILQMSTAAGRRKTFSTCASHLTVVSVFYGAAIFMYMRPRSTHSPQQDKMISLFYAVITPMVNPMIYSLRNKEVKGAMMRAWGMKVSS, from the exons ATGGGTAAGGTTAAGATTCTATCACAAGTATTTA AATTCATCCTGGTAGGCTTCGCCAGCATCCCCAGTAGCCAGGGGCTGCTCTTTGCCTTGTTCCTGGCCATCTACGTGATCACTCTAGCAGGCAACGGGATCATCATCACGCTCACCAGCACCGACCCCAACCTGGACACCCCTATGTACTACTTCCTGCGCAATCTCTCGGTCATCGACATCTGCTACATCTCCAGCACGGTGCCGCAGCTCCTGGTGCACTTCCTGAGCCACACTCGCACCATTTCCATGCTGGCGTGCGCCACCCAAAACTACGCCTTCTTTGCCTTCGGGGTGACTGAGTGCTTCCTGCTGGCCGTCATGTCCTACGACCGCTACGTCGCCATCTGCAACCCTTTGCACTACACCGTAGTGATGAGTCGCCAGGCCTGTGCCAAGTTGGCAGCAGGGTCATGGATCAGCGGTTTCCTCCACTCAGTGGTGCTGACGGTCTACACTTTCCACTTGCCTTTCTGTGGGCCTAATTGTATCGACCACTTCTTCTGCGAGGCGCCCCAGGTGCTGAAGCTGGCCTGCGCCGACACCTATGTCAACGAGCTGGTCATCTTCGCCGTAGCCGTGCTGGTCCTCATCATTCCCCTCTCACTGGTCTTCGTCTCCTACTCCCGTATCCTGGCCACCATCCTGCAGATGAGCACAGCCGCCGGGCGCCGCAAGACGTTCTCCACCTGCGCCTCCCACCTGACTGTGGTCTCGGTCTTCTACGGGGCAGCCATATTTATGTACATGAGGCCCCGGTCCACCCACTCACCCCAGCAGGACAAGATGATCTCCCTGTTCTATGCCGTCATCACGCCCATGGTCAACCCCATGATATACAGTCTCAGGAACAAGGAGGTAAAGGGGGCCATGATGAGAGCCTGGGGCATGAAAGTATCATCCTAG